One genomic region from Candidatus Gastranaerophilales bacterium encodes:
- the flgN gene encoding flagellar export chaperone FlgN, with product MKKVIELNQIIDNEIQICKEFDEILEAKKEAIMKSKVTELAQFDAKIVEYHKKLKEISVTRKLVNKKFGNENLYLSQIISLIEDKSEATKIKEKRNVIRNITQKIELNNKIINSLIDHSLKIIDGSILAIAMALSNGDLQSKVYGQKGEKIQNNDIKSSIVEEA from the coding sequence ATGAAAAAAGTTATTGAATTAAATCAAATAATAGATAACGAAATTCAAATTTGTAAAGAGTTTGATGAAATTTTGGAAGCAAAAAAAGAAGCTATAATGAAATCCAAAGTTACCGAACTTGCGCAATTTGACGCTAAAATTGTTGAATACCACAAAAAACTGAAAGAAATTTCTGTAACAAGAAAATTGGTAAATAAAAAATTCGGGAATGAAAATCTTTATTTAAGCCAAATAATTAGTTTAATAGAAGATAAATCCGAAGCAACTAAAATTAAGGAAAAAAGAAATGTAATACGAAATATTACACAAAAAATCGAACTAAATAATAAGATTATAAATTCATTAATTGACCATTCGCTAAAAATAATAGACGGAAGCATTTTAGCGATAGCAATGGCGTTAAGCAACGGAGATTTGCAGTCAAAAGTTTACGGGCAAAAAGGGGAGAAAATACAAAATAATGATATAAAAAGCTCAATAGTTGAAGAGGCTTAA
- the flgL gene encoding flagellar hook-associated protein FlgL: protein MRVTNNMMNQSTLSSIQYNQSSLLNMQTQMASQKKVNVPSDAPSAIASILNANGALNKIDIYGNNITYLNGEVEVAEGSLSQVSELLQRLKTLTLNAANGTNSEDQLKSINDEVKQIKEQVVALANTNYQDQYIFSGNKIGTPAYEINDDGEIIYNGTSQTGNYKREYEISDNVFVSVNEAGDRIFGYSELQNPGPPLVYTGEGLMNTLNQLTTALDASPADFDVIRSQIDGLDSALSTVLAVRTELGGVQTRLTMTNELHENNKINYSTIQSNLQDVDMIQLISDITKQQTSLQASLSVGSQIMSLSLLDFM from the coding sequence ATGAGAGTAACAAATAATATGATGAACCAAAGTACTTTGAGTTCAATACAATATAATCAATCTTCTTTATTAAATATGCAAACCCAGATGGCATCACAAAAAAAGGTTAATGTTCCTTCTGATGCGCCAAGCGCTATAGCCAGTATCCTGAATGCAAACGGCGCCCTAAATAAAATTGATATTTACGGAAATAACATTACTTATTTAAACGGAGAAGTGGAAGTTGCCGAAGGTTCATTAAGTCAGGTTTCAGAGTTATTACAAAGGCTCAAAACTTTAACTCTTAATGCTGCTAACGGCACAAACAGTGAAGATCAGCTAAAGTCAATTAACGATGAAGTAAAACAAATTAAAGAACAGGTTGTTGCTCTTGCTAATACAAACTATCAGGACCAATATATTTTTTCCGGGAATAAAATAGGCACCCCTGCTTATGAAATAAATGATGACGGAGAAATTATTTATAACGGTACTTCTCAAACGGGTAATTACAAAAGAGAATATGAAATATCAGATAATGTTTTTGTTTCCGTGAATGAGGCAGGGGATAGGATTTTTGGCTATTCGGAATTACAGAACCCCGGTCCTCCACTTGTTTATACAGGAGAAGGCTTGATGAATACCCTTAATCAATTAACTACGGCGTTAGATGCTTCGCCTGCTGATTTTGACGTTATAAGATCTCAAATTGACGGACTGGATAGTGCTTTAAGTACGGTTTTAGCTGTCAGAACCGAGCTTGGCGGCGTTCAAACAAGACTTACTATGACCAATGAACTTCATGAAAATAATAAAATCAACTATAGTACAATTCAATCAAATTTGCAGGATGTTGATATGATTCAGCTTATATCGGATATTACAAAGCAGCAAACTTCACTTCAGGCTTCTTTATCCGTTGGTTCTCAAATAATGTCCTTATCTTTGCTGGATTTTATGTAA
- a CDS encoding rod-binding protein, whose amino-acid sequence MINPIQNTNIQDSNVQNNLNELRRLNCKEQSSDDKLWEAAKGFEAIFVTRLLEQMNDSEMGKGGFLGRSNGEKMYKSMFFQEIGKEIVKNPTASFGMANAVYNRLKNTGQQG is encoded by the coding sequence ATGATTAATCCGATTCAAAACACTAATATTCAGGATTCAAATGTTCAAAACAATTTGAATGAATTAAGACGTTTGAATTGCAAAGAACAATCCTCTGATGATAAACTTTGGGAAGCGGCTAAAGGCTTTGAGGCGATTTTTGTAACAAGACTGCTTGAGCAAATGAATGATTCTGAAATGGGAAAAGGAGGTTTTTTAGGACGCAGTAACGGTGAGAAAATGTACAAGAGTATGTTTTTTCAGGAGATAGGGAAAGAAATCGTAAAAAATCCGACGGCTTCTTTCGGGATGGCAAATGCGGTTTATAATCGGTTGAAAAACACAGGACAACAGGGGTAG
- the flgK gene encoding flagellar hook-associated protein FlgK, whose amino-acid sequence MVYGLYLAQNSLVLNQSALNVVSNNISNMNTQGYSKQRVNLASMTSNYAASSLQQRANQGMGAYIQNISRNRDSFLDTYYRTETSKLNYYSEMYQTGSIIENMANELNDTGLNKVLQDFYSATQNLSLYPNNLTTKTDFIQKATSVATTFNSVSNQLKQTRKELVGEIGEPSSLTTSKAKAYTDEVNDLLKQLADLNKNIIYQTTNASGSPNGLLDQRDKLLDQLSEYLPITVSETSNSGISVSVGNVTLVKSGELTGVLKIAQGTQDNPAIVSVESPDGSKILTDDILKQASSGSLAAVLVMGGNSTSELSIQSSLDMLDKFAAAFAQEINDIQLKTEAGPPPMTSAWIDTSTSPSTLKAATEPIFVNTSGTFSASDIKINSAIKDDPKQVSTAYVEAVDDVTWDILEPDEIGNNESAKAFASLRNKNIPGLDNLTTEGYIAFMTSNLGSKVGSVADNLEVQTIVQSEAYTQRESTIGVNVDEELVDLIRFQRAYEASARIFNVASEIMQTMVNLGR is encoded by the coding sequence ATGGTTTACGGATTATACTTGGCACAAAATTCGCTGGTACTCAATCAGTCAGCATTAAATGTAGTCAGTAATAATATAAGCAATATGAATACTCAAGGTTATAGCAAACAGAGGGTTAACCTTGCTTCTATGACCAGTAATTATGCTGCCTCAAGCCTTCAACAAAGAGCAAATCAGGGCATGGGAGCTTATATCCAGAACATTTCAAGAAATCGCGACAGCTTTTTAGACACTTATTATAGGACTGAAACTTCCAAACTTAACTATTATTCCGAAATGTACCAGACCGGTTCCATCATCGAGAATATGGCAAATGAACTTAACGATACCGGGCTTAATAAGGTTTTGCAGGATTTTTATTCCGCTACGCAAAATTTGAGCTTATATCCAAATAATCTGACTACAAAAACGGATTTTATACAAAAGGCTACAAGCGTTGCGACGACTTTTAACAGTGTATCAAACCAGCTTAAACAGACAAGAAAAGAGCTGGTAGGGGAAATAGGCGAACCTTCAAGTTTAACAACTTCAAAAGCAAAAGCTTACACTGATGAAGTAAATGATCTTTTGAAACAGCTGGCTGACCTTAATAAGAATATTATTTATCAGACTACCAATGCTTCGGGTTCGCCTAACGGCTTGCTTGACCAGCGTGATAAATTATTAGACCAGTTATCCGAATATCTGCCTATTACTGTTTCTGAAACATCAAACAGCGGTATATCCGTATCGGTCGGAAATGTCACCCTTGTAAAAAGCGGAGAACTCACAGGCGTACTTAAAATCGCTCAGGGTACACAAGACAATCCCGCTATAGTCAGTGTGGAAAGTCCGGATGGCTCAAAAATTTTGACGGACGATATTTTAAAACAAGCTTCTTCAGGTTCGCTGGCTGCGGTATTGGTTATGGGCGGGAATTCCACAAGCGAATTGTCTATTCAAAGTTCTTTGGATATGCTGGATAAATTTGCCGCCGCTTTTGCTCAGGAAATAAATGATATCCAACTTAAGACAGAAGCAGGTCCGCCGCCTATGACAAGCGCCTGGATTGATACTTCTACCAGTCCCTCTACCCTGAAAGCAGCAACCGAACCTATTTTTGTGAATACATCAGGTACATTTAGCGCTTCTGATATAAAAATAAATTCTGCTATTAAAGATGACCCAAAACAAGTTTCAACAGCCTACGTTGAAGCAGTCGACGATGTTACCTGGGATATTCTTGAACCGGATGAAATAGGTAATAATGAGAGCGCCAAAGCTTTTGCTTCTTTGAGAAACAAAAATATACCGGGTTTGGATAATCTTACTACAGAAGGTTATATTGCTTTTATGACCAGTAATTTGGGCAGCAAGGTCGGTTCTGTAGCAGATAATCTGGAAGTCCAGACTATTGTACAATCAGAAGCTTACACGCAACGCGAATCAACTATAGGTGTAAACGTTGATGAAGAATTGGTTGATTTAATAAGATTTCAACGTGCATATGAAGCATCTGCAAGAATATTTAATGTAGCAAGTGAAATCATGCAGACTATGGTTAATTTGGGAAGATAA
- a CDS encoding flagellar basal body P-ring protein FlgI, whose amino-acid sequence MLKKLITSILILMLLSPGLLLTADASTVRVKDIAHVSGIRDNQVVGYGLVTGLASTGDNSRSTQITNQNLLNNLGTTISNFNDIKKGNSAAVIVTATIPPFAKNGDRIDVIVSSMADAKSLEGGVLIQTQLLAPNGEIVAVAQGPISVGGTDQSAGGSRVRTSITTSGRIPGGAIIERDIHTIIGDETGIKLVLNKPDYTMVTRVTQAINSNVANARALDGNTVQIEVPVNFQNNRVGFLSMIENLVVTMNDNPAKIIVNERTGTVVIGNEVKLLPAAIAHGNLTVNIRTDYQISQPLPFAPQGAQTTVVGTSEIEVTKESGKIIELPSNSNLNELVRALNAIGVTPIDLISILQALKAAGSLQATIEII is encoded by the coding sequence ATGTTAAAGAAGTTAATTACATCGATTTTAATATTAATGCTCTTATCGCCGGGTCTTTTATTGACGGCTGATGCCAGTACCGTCAGGGTTAAAGACATAGCCCATGTAAGCGGTATAAGAGATAATCAGGTAGTCGGATACGGGCTTGTTACCGGATTGGCAAGCACGGGAGATAACAGCCGTTCGACACAAATTACAAACCAAAACCTTTTAAATAACTTAGGAACTACGATTTCCAACTTTAACGATATTAAAAAAGGTAATTCCGCTGCTGTTATAGTTACGGCAACTATTCCTCCGTTTGCAAAAAACGGGGACAGGATTGATGTAATAGTTTCTTCCATGGCTGATGCGAAAAGCCTTGAAGGCGGCGTTCTTATTCAAACCCAGCTTTTAGCGCCTAACGGTGAAATTGTGGCGGTAGCGCAAGGACCTATCAGTGTTGGAGGTACCGACCAATCAGCAGGCGGCTCCAGGGTAAGAACTTCTATTACCACATCAGGCAGAATACCGGGCGGAGCTATTATTGAGAGAGATATTCATACTATAATCGGGGATGAAACCGGGATTAAACTTGTTTTAAATAAACCTGATTATACTATGGTTACACGGGTAACTCAGGCTATTAACTCCAATGTAGCTAACGCAAGAGCGCTTGACGGTAATACTGTACAAATCGAAGTTCCCGTTAATTTTCAAAATAACAGGGTAGGGTTTTTGTCTATGATTGAGAATCTTGTTGTAACAATGAATGATAACCCTGCAAAAATTATTGTAAATGAAAGAACAGGTACGGTAGTTATTGGCAACGAGGTCAAACTGCTGCCTGCTGCTATTGCTCATGGCAATTTAACCGTAAATATCAGAACAGACTATCAAATTTCACAGCCTCTGCCGTTTGCCCCTCAGGGTGCGCAAACCACCGTAGTAGGTACAAGTGAAATCGAAGTTACAAAAGAGTCCGGCAAAATTATAGAATTGCCGTCAAACTCTAATTTAAATGAGCTGGTGAGAGCTTTAAACGCTATCGGGGTTACTCCGATAGATTTAATTTCAATCTTGCAGGCGCTAAAAGCAGCAGGCTCGCTGCAGGCTACTATAGAAATAATCTAG
- a CDS encoding flagellar basal body L-ring protein FlgH has product MNAWGKKIIIIAMLTVMSMPAVAESLFSTGVSQNHYPVQPRSLYNSGRARTIGDIVTVLLEETIVANDSLKFKITRSSNIDDNFTPLINRALPEKWRLPTSDINGFGGGQDIQNTISNDRTVTYKDKITAQVTQILPNGNLLVQGKKATVNNGEKVDLVLSGVVDPRFITRDGTIDSAQVANLQLAFQGQGTVSRSSNEGLINKFVRFLF; this is encoded by the coding sequence ACGGTAATGAGTATGCCGGCTGTCGCCGAGTCTTTGTTCTCAACGGGAGTTTCGCAAAATCACTATCCTGTTCAGCCCCGCTCTTTGTATAATAGCGGAAGAGCCAGAACTATCGGTGATATTGTTACGGTTCTCCTTGAAGAAACTATTGTGGCTAACGATTCTTTAAAATTTAAAATCACAAGAAGTTCAAATATAGATGATAATTTTACTCCGCTGATTAACAGGGCATTACCTGAAAAATGGAGATTACCCACCAGTGATATTAACGGTTTCGGCGGCGGTCAGGATATTCAAAATACAATTTCAAATGACAGAACAGTAACTTATAAAGACAAAATCACAGCGCAGGTTACGCAGATTCTTCCTAACGGAAATCTTCTTGTTCAGGGTAAAAAAGCTACTGTTAATAACGGTGAGAAAGTTGACCTTGTTTTAAGCGGTGTGGTTGACCCTCGTTTTATAACAAGGGACGGCACTATTGATTCAGCTCAGGTTGCTAATTTGCAGCTGGCATTCCAGGGACAGGGAACTGTTTCACGTTCAAGCAACGAGGGATTGATTAACAAGTTTGTAAGGTTTTTATTTTAA